In Rhodobacteraceae bacterium LMO-JJ12, a single window of DNA contains:
- the recJ gene encoding single-stranded-DNA-specific exonuclease RecJ: MSFLGVETSLSGRQWLGPGVELDRAAEALAQESGLERAVAQVLARRGVGANDAAGFLAPSIRELLPDPRDLKDMERAAERFLQAVARRERIAIFADYDVDGGTSAALLLDWLAQSGQAATLYVPDRIEEGYGPNVPAMQALARDHDLIVCVDCGTLSFEPIAAAKGADVIVLDHHLGGETLPDALAVVNPNRQDESGDLAHLCAAGVVFLMLVEVNRQRREAGGGNGPDLMAMLDLVALGTVADVAPLVGVNRAFVVQGLKVMGRRLRPGLVALGDVARMDSAPSAYHLGFLLGPRVNAGGRIGKADLGARLLATRDEAEARAMAERLDQLNTERREIEESVRAAAMAQAEERGFDAPLVWAAGEGWHPGVVGIVASRLKEAAGRPAVVIGLEGDEGKGSGRSVSGIDLGAAVQRLASEGLLLKGGGHKMAAGLSVARERLDDAMARLSELLDKQGAGALGPRALRLDGALMPGAASVEMVERLEAAGPYGAGAPAPRFGFPDMQINFTKRVGESHLKVTFGDGMGSKLDAICFGAYDGALGPALEAHGGARFHLAGRLELNHWRGRVSVQLRLEDGARAGA, encoded by the coding sequence GTGAGTTTTCTTGGGGTCGAGACATCGCTGAGCGGGCGGCAATGGCTGGGGCCCGGGGTTGAGCTGGATCGTGCGGCAGAGGCTTTGGCGCAGGAGAGCGGGCTGGAACGTGCAGTGGCGCAGGTATTGGCGCGCCGCGGGGTCGGGGCAAATGACGCAGCGGGGTTTCTGGCACCCAGCATTCGCGAGTTGTTGCCCGATCCGCGCGACTTGAAGGATATGGAACGCGCGGCGGAGCGGTTCTTGCAGGCCGTGGCGCGGCGCGAGCGGATTGCGATTTTTGCCGATTATGATGTGGACGGCGGGACATCGGCCGCGCTGTTGCTGGATTGGTTGGCGCAATCGGGACAGGCTGCAACGCTCTATGTGCCGGATCGGATCGAGGAGGGGTATGGCCCGAATGTGCCGGCCATGCAGGCACTGGCACGTGATCACGATCTGATTGTCTGTGTCGATTGCGGCACTTTGAGTTTTGAGCCGATTGCCGCCGCGAAGGGCGCGGATGTGATCGTGCTCGATCACCACCTGGGCGGTGAGACCTTGCCCGATGCCCTGGCCGTAGTGAACCCCAACCGACAGGACGAGAGCGGTGATCTGGCGCATCTTTGTGCGGCGGGTGTGGTTTTTCTGATGTTGGTCGAGGTCAACCGGCAGCGACGCGAGGCCGGGGGCGGCAACGGCCCCGACCTGATGGCGATGCTTGACCTGGTGGCGCTGGGCACGGTGGCGGACGTGGCGCCGCTTGTCGGGGTGAACCGGGCGTTTGTGGTGCAGGGATTGAAGGTGATGGGGCGGCGCTTGCGGCCCGGGCTGGTGGCGCTGGGCGATGTGGCGCGGATGGACAGCGCGCCTTCGGCCTATCATCTGGGGTTCTTGCTGGGACCGCGGGTGAATGCCGGGGGGCGGATCGGCAAGGCCGATCTTGGTGCGCGGCTTTTGGCGACGCGCGATGAAGCCGAGGCGCGCGCCATGGCCGAACGGCTGGACCAGCTCAACACCGAGCGGCGTGAAATCGAAGAATCAGTGCGCGCCGCCGCCATGGCGCAGGCCGAAGAGCGCGGCTTTGATGCGCCGTTGGTCTGGGCAGCGGGCGAGGGATGGCACCCCGGCGTTGTCGGTATCGTGGCCTCAAGGCTGAAAGAGGCGGCAGGGCGGCCTGCGGTGGTGATAGGGCTGGAGGGTGACGAGGGCAAGGGCTCGGGGCGATCGGTTTCGGGCATTGATTTGGGCGCGGCGGTTCAGAGGCTGGCCAGTGAGGGATTGTTGCTTAAGGGCGGCGGTCACAAGATGGCCGCCGGGCTAAGCGTGGCGCGTGAGCGGCTCGACGACGCGATGGCGCGGCTGTCGGAGTTGCTTGACAAACAGGGGGCCGGCGCGCTGGGGCCGAGGGCACTAAGGTTGGATGGGGCGTTGATGCCCGGCGCGGCCAGTGTCGAGATGGTCGAGCGGCTGGAGGCGGCCGGTCCTTACGGGGCGGGCGCCCCTGCCCCGCGTTTTGGTTTTCCCGACATGCAGATCAATTTCACCAAGCGGGTCGGCGAAAGTCACCTCAAGGTGACCTTTGGCGACGGGATGGGTTCCAAGCTCGATGCGATCTGCTTTGGGGCTTATGATGGCGCATTGGGTCCGGCGCTTGAAGCCCATGGTGGCGCGCGGTTTCACCTTGCCGGTCGGCTTGAGCTGAACCATTGGCGCGGGCGGGTGAGCGTGCAGTTGCGGCTGGAGGATGGCGCGCGCGCGGGCGCGTGA
- a CDS encoding pirin family protein, whose product MSIRPTLETRKAIATMEGAGVQLHRAFGFQDPSELDPFLLFDDFRNDNPADYAAGFPWHPHRGIETITYVLAGEVEHQDSLGNTGSLGAGDVQWMTAGSGIMHQEMPKGTSSGKMHGFQLWGNLPSDLKMTTPRYQDIPSGEIAEIIDDDGTRVRVIIGEFWGKRGPVDGIAADPQYLDITVPAGVKKTFPVDTYRRAFAYVFEGAGAFVDASAPTGILLEKEVMGQELNIRDMSGDRTLIRFGSGDKVTVQAGEEGVRFLLISGAPIAEPVAWHGPIVMNTREELRQAFADLQNGTFIKPAH is encoded by the coding sequence ATGTCGATCCGACCCACACTTGAGACCCGCAAGGCCATCGCCACAATGGAAGGCGCGGGCGTACAGCTACACCGCGCGTTCGGATTTCAAGATCCGAGCGAACTTGACCCGTTCCTGCTCTTTGACGATTTTCGCAACGACAATCCGGCGGATTATGCGGCGGGTTTTCCATGGCATCCCCATCGCGGGATCGAGACAATCACCTATGTGTTGGCCGGCGAGGTCGAGCATCAGGACAGCCTGGGCAATACCGGCAGTCTTGGGGCGGGTGATGTGCAATGGATGACCGCCGGTTCGGGCATCATGCATCAGGAAATGCCCAAGGGCACCAGCTCTGGCAAGATGCACGGCTTTCAGCTCTGGGGCAACTTGCCCAGCGATCTGAAGATGACGACGCCGCGCTATCAGGACATTCCGTCGGGCGAGATTGCCGAGATCATCGACGATGATGGCACCCGCGTGCGGGTGATCATAGGTGAGTTCTGGGGCAAACGCGGGCCGGTGGATGGCATTGCTGCTGATCCGCAGTATCTGGACATTACCGTGCCTGCGGGGGTCAAGAAGACCTTCCCTGTTGATACCTATCGCCGCGCGTTCGCCTATGTTTTCGAGGGCGCGGGGGCGTTTGTGGATGCCAGCGCGCCAACAGGCATTTTGCTGGAAAAAGAGGTGATGGGGCAGGAGTTGAACATCCGCGATATGAGCGGTGATCGCACCCTGATCCGTTTTGGCAGTGGTGACAAGGTGACGGTGCAGGCGGGTGAGGAAGGTGTGCGGTTTCTGCTTATCTCGGGCGCGCCGATTGCCGAGCCGGTGGCGTGGCACGGCCCGATTGTGATGAACACGCGCGAGGAACTGCGCCAGGCGTTTGCTGACTTGCAGAACGGAACATTTATCAAGCCCGCGCATTGA
- a CDS encoding homoserine dehydrogenase, which yields MTEPLRLGIAGLGTVGVGVVRIIRQKANLLAARAGRPVVITAVSARSRDKDRGVNLSDYAWEDDPVALAMRDDVDVFVELMGGSDGPAKDATEAAIASGKDVVTANKAMLALFGQELAEAAEAAGHVIRFEAAVAGGIPVVKALTEGLAGNEVTRVMGVMNGTCNYILTRMQGANLTYGEAFAEADGLGYLEADPTLDVGGIDAGHKLALLSAIAFGTKVNFDGVELEGIGEITIEDIHQAADMGYAIKLLGVAQRTGRGLEQRMSPCLVPADSPLGQLEGGTNMVVLEGDHVGQIVLRGAGAGEGPTASAVLGDVMDIARGTRVSTFGKKAVELEEATPAKGATPAPYYLRMVLQDKPGALAKIATVLGEAGVSIDRMRQYGHDDTSAPVLIVTHKIQRSTLDEALAAMQNTNVLLGRPVALRIESV from the coding sequence ATGACTGAACCCTTGCGACTGGGCATTGCCGGATTGGGCACCGTGGGCGTCGGTGTGGTGCGGATCATCCGCCAGAAAGCCAACCTTCTGGCGGCGCGGGCGGGGCGCCCCGTGGTCATTACCGCCGTATCGGCGCGCAGTCGCGACAAGGATCGCGGCGTGAACCTTTCGGATTATGCCTGGGAGGATGACCCCGTCGCATTGGCCATGCGCGATGATGTCGATGTCTTTGTTGAGCTGATGGGGGGCAGTGATGGGCCCGCCAAAGACGCCACCGAGGCGGCGATTGCCTCGGGCAAGGATGTTGTCACCGCCAACAAGGCGATGTTGGCCCTATTCGGTCAGGAACTGGCCGAGGCGGCAGAGGCCGCCGGGCATGTGATCCGCTTTGAGGCGGCCGTGGCGGGCGGTATTCCGGTGGTCAAGGCGCTGACCGAAGGGTTGGCGGGCAATGAGGTCACCCGCGTGATGGGCGTGATGAACGGCACCTGCAATTATATCCTGACCCGGATGCAGGGGGCGAACCTGACCTATGGCGAGGCCTTTGCCGAGGCCGACGGGCTGGGCTATCTCGAAGCCGACCCGACCCTAGACGTGGGTGGGATTGATGCCGGGCACAAGCTGGCGTTGCTCAGTGCAATTGCCTTTGGCACAAAGGTGAATTTCGACGGGGTCGAGTTGGAAGGGATCGGCGAGATCACCATCGAGGACATCCATCAGGCCGCCGACATGGGATACGCCATCAAGCTGTTGGGGGTGGCCCAGCGCACCGGGCGCGGGCTGGAACAGCGCATGAGCCCTTGTCTCGTGCCTGCCGATTCGCCGCTGGGGCAGCTTGAGGGGGGTACCAACATGGTGGTGCTTGAAGGCGACCATGTGGGCCAGATCGTGCTGCGGGGCGCGGGCGCGGGCGAAGGCCCGACAGCCAGCGCCGTGTTGGGTGATGTGATGGATATTGCGCGCGGCACGAGGGTGAGCACCTTCGGCAAAAAAGCCGTCGAGTTGGAAGAGGCCACCCCGGCCAAGGGCGCCACCCCGGCCCCGTATTATCTGCGCATGGTGTTGCAGGACAAGCCCGGCGCGCTGGCCAAGATCGCCACTGTGCTGGGGGAGGCCGGTGTGTCGATCGACCGGATGCGGCAATATGGCCATGACGACACTTCGGCGCCGGTGCTGATCGTCACCCACAAGATCCAGCGCAGCACGCTCGACGAGGCGCTGGCGGCGATGCAGAACACCAACGTGTTGTTGGGACGTCCCGTGGCCTTGCGGATCGAAAGCGTCTGA
- a CDS encoding DMT family transporter, translated as MNTAIWLALPVVMAGGAAATIQAPINSVLGRALDNTLAAAAFSFGVGFLVLISLTLVTSGPGFLPRVANLSAWQLSGGAFGAFYVWSALWGVPILGVVTLVSAMVLGQMLVALLIDSFGPFGLQVRELSVQRIVAVVLVAAGLILSRF; from the coding sequence ATGAACACAGCCATTTGGCTTGCACTGCCCGTTGTCATGGCGGGAGGTGCCGCCGCCACCATTCAAGCCCCGATCAATTCGGTGTTGGGGCGGGCTCTGGACAACACGCTGGCAGCGGCCGCGTTTTCCTTTGGGGTGGGCTTTCTGGTCCTGATCTCCCTGACACTGGTGACAAGCGGTCCCGGCTTTCTGCCCCGAGTGGCAAACCTGAGCGCGTGGCAGCTTTCAGGCGGGGCGTTCGGGGCCTTCTATGTCTGGTCGGCGCTTTGGGGGGTGCCGATACTGGGTGTGGTCACGCTGGTTTCGGCGATGGTTCTGGGGCAAATGCTTGTGGCGTTGCTGATTGATAGCTTCGGGCCATTCGGATTGCAGGTGCGCGAGTTGTCCGTGCAACGCATTGTGGCCGTCGTTCTTGTCGCGGCGGGGCTGATCCTGTCGCGCTTCTGA
- a CDS encoding TetR/AcrR family transcriptional regulator, whose translation MARTQGSHSDITGPRIRRAALALFARHGFAAVSMRQIAGEVGLQAGALYNYTPDKQTLLFELMRSHLDELLAARANAPGDLPPMARLEDFTRHHIRFHIERPDEVFIAYMELRNLTPDNFADIEALRRTYETELETILRDGVARGDFAVSDPRVATYAVIAMLTGVNTWYRAGGRLSLDEVEMLYWDMVRKSVSAA comes from the coding sequence ATGGCACGCACCCAAGGCTCCCATTCCGATATCACCGGCCCGCGCATCCGCCGCGCGGCACTGGCGCTGTTTGCACGCCACGGCTTTGCCGCCGTCTCGATGCGCCAGATCGCGGGTGAAGTCGGGCTACAGGCCGGGGCGCTCTACAATTACACCCCCGACAAACAAACTCTGTTGTTCGAGCTGATGCGCAGCCACTTGGACGAATTGTTGGCGGCGCGGGCAAACGCACCCGGCGATTTGCCGCCCATGGCGCGGCTTGAAGATTTTACCCGCCATCACATCCGCTTTCACATTGAACGCCCCGACGAGGTGTTCATCGCCTATATGGAGCTGCGCAATCTGACGCCTGACAACTTCGCCGACATCGAAGCGCTGCGCCGCACATATGAGACCGAACTTGAAACCATCCTGCGCGACGGCGTGGCCAGAGGCGATTTTGCCGTATCCGATCCGCGCGTCGCCACCTATGCGGTGATTGCCATGCTGACCGGGGTGAACACCTGGTATCGCGCTGGTGGTCGCCTGTCGCTCGACGAGGTCGAAATGCTTTATTGGGACATGGTGCGCAAATCGGTTTCTGCCGCTTAA
- a CDS encoding NAD(P)H-dependent oxidoreductase: protein MTKFSDLKALFINTSLKREPSESHTKLLLNASAKIMADEGVTVEHLHMLDHQIPPGIYPDMTEHGWDKDDWPKVWEKVLAADILVVGTPLWLGEESSVCRVLIERLYGMSGELNDKGQSIYYGKTAGCVITGNEDGIKHVAMSLGFAMSHLGYTIPPQADCGWIGEAGPGPSYGDEKDDGSRVGFDNEFTQRNTTIMTWNLLHLARMLKEAGGYPNQGNDRNAWDAGARFGFENPEYRS, encoded by the coding sequence ATGACGAAGTTCTCTGACCTTAAAGCGTTGTTCATCAATACATCGCTCAAGCGTGAGCCAAGCGAGAGCCATACCAAGCTTTTGCTGAACGCGTCGGCAAAAATCATGGCGGACGAAGGCGTGACGGTTGAGCATTTGCATATGCTCGATCACCAAATACCGCCGGGAATTTATCCGGATATGACAGAGCATGGTTGGGACAAGGATGATTGGCCCAAGGTTTGGGAAAAGGTTCTGGCGGCGGATATTCTTGTCGTCGGCACGCCTTTGTGGTTGGGCGAGGAATCGTCTGTTTGTCGGGTGTTGATCGAGCGGCTTTACGGTATGTCGGGTGAACTGAACGACAAGGGACAGTCGATTTATTACGGTAAAACAGCCGGTTGCGTGATTACAGGAAATGAGGACGGGATCAAGCATGTCGCAATGTCCCTCGGGTTTGCGATGAGCCATCTGGGCTATACCATCCCGCCCCAGGCCGATTGCGGTTGGATTGGCGAGGCAGGCCCCGGGCCGTCATATGGCGATGAAAAGGACGATGGCAGCCGCGTCGGGTTCGACAACGAATTTACCCAGCGCAACACCACTATCATGACGTGGAACCTGCTCCACTTGGCGCGGATGCTTAAGGAGGCGGGTGGATACCCCAATCAAGGCAATGACCGAAATGCCTGGGACGCGGGCGCAAGGTTTGGCTTTGAGAATCCAGAATACCGCAGTTGA
- a CDS encoding FAD-binding oxidoreductase codes for MGAATAWFLTEMTDFDGRVLVVERDPTYEFAASSMSSSCIRQQFSTELNVHVSQFAADFIKNLRSYMGGDPRVPELKIQNFGYLYLADNDAFATYLRDCQAIQAAAGAGTRLLTPEQIAAEFPFYNLEDIQLGSLNQIDEGFWDATAVFDWLRRSSRERGVEYIQNEVTDMTLNAAGTAVQSITLASGEQVACGQVVNASGTRGARTAAMASITLPVEPRKRFTWIFAAAQPLDRELPLTIDPSGVFMREYGGGTYQAGGYVADDPAVDADDFTMDHSIWEEHIWPVIATRIPQFEAIKVQSEWAAHYDFNTLDHNAILGHHDRVENFFFLNGFSGHGLQQAPAMGRATAELLVYGEYRRLDLSKFDYARIAENRPLMEKAVI; via the coding sequence ATGGGCGCGGCAACCGCCTGGTTCCTGACCGAGATGACAGATTTCGACGGTCGCGTGCTCGTGGTCGAACGCGACCCGACCTATGAATTCGCCGCCTCCTCCATGTCGAGCAGCTGCATACGTCAGCAGTTCTCGACCGAACTCAACGTGCATGTCTCGCAATTCGCCGCCGATTTCATCAAGAACCTGCGCAGCTATATGGGCGGCGATCCGCGCGTGCCCGAGCTCAAGATCCAGAATTTCGGCTATCTCTATCTGGCCGACAACGACGCCTTCGCCACCTACCTGCGCGATTGCCAGGCAATTCAGGCCGCCGCTGGGGCTGGCACTCGCCTGCTGACCCCCGAGCAAATCGCCGCCGAATTCCCGTTCTATAATCTTGAAGACATCCAACTCGGCTCGCTCAATCAGATCGACGAAGGGTTTTGGGACGCCACGGCGGTCTTTGACTGGCTGCGCCGCTCCTCGCGCGAACGCGGCGTGGAATATATCCAGAACGAAGTCACCGACATGACCCTGAATGCCGCAGGCACCGCGGTGCAAAGCATCACGCTCGCCTCGGGCGAACAGGTGGCTTGCGGCCAAGTGGTCAACGCATCGGGCACGCGGGGCGCGCGCACCGCCGCAATGGCCTCAATCACCCTTCCGGTTGAGCCGCGCAAACGCTTCACGTGGATTTTCGCCGCCGCCCAGCCGCTCGATCGTGAATTGCCGCTCACCATCGACCCCTCGGGCGTGTTCATGCGCGAATATGGTGGCGGCACGTATCAGGCTGGCGGGTATGTCGCCGATGATCCGGCGGTGGACGCTGATGATTTCACCATGGATCATTCGATCTGGGAGGAGCATATCTGGCCGGTCATCGCCACCCGCATCCCGCAATTCGAGGCGATCAAGGTGCAAAGCGAATGGGCCGCGCATTACGATTTCAACACGCTCGATCACAACGCCATTCTCGGGCACCACGACCGCGTGGAAAACTTTTTCTTCCTCAACGGCTTTTCCGGCCATGGATTACAACAAGCCCCCGCCATGGGCCGCGCCACCGCCGAATTGCTGGTGTATGGAGAATATCGCAGGCTGGATCTGAGCAAATTTGATTATGCCCGCATCGCCGAAAACCGACCCCTGATGGAGAAGGCAGTGATCTGA